In Dendropsophus ebraccatus isolate aDenEbr1 chromosome 13, aDenEbr1.pat, whole genome shotgun sequence, the sequence TCGTGTTCCCCGTgacaacgatgacatcaccggcGACACGTCGCATGTCAGGAATGTGAGCCGCACGTCACCTGTGGTTCAGGTTCTACCAGTGCCGGTCCCCCCTCCCTGTCACCGGGGCCCCTGTGATCCCCTCTCCCCTATATTCTGGGCCCCCGGGATCCCCTCTTCCCTATAGTCTGGGCCCCTGGGATCCCCTCTTCCCTATAGTCTGGGCCCCTGGGATCCCCTCCCCCCTATATTCTGGGCCCCCGGGatcccctcccccctatagtctGGGCCCCCGGGatcccctcccccctatagtctGGGCCCCTGGGATccccctgcacctctcccctGTAGTCTGGGCCCCTGggatcccctctctcccctgtagTCTGGGCCCCTGggatcccctctctcccctgtagTCTGGGCCCATGggatcccctctctcccctgtagTCTGGGCCCCTGGGAtccccccgcacctcccccctATAGTCTGGGCCCCTGGGatcccccccgcacctcccccctATAGTCTGGGCCCCTGGGAtccccccgcacctcccccctATAGTCTGGGCCCCTGGGATCCCCCTGCACCTCCACCCTATAGTCTGGGCCCCTGGGAtccccccgcacctcccccctATAGTCTGGGCCCCTGGGATCCCCTCTTCCCTATAGTCTGGGCCCCTGGGATCCCCTCACTCCCCTATAGTCTGGGCCCCTGggatcccctctctcccctgtagTCTGGGCCCCTGggatcccctctctcccctgtagTCTGGGCCCCTGggatcccctctctcccctgtagTCTGGGCCCCTGggatcccctctctcccctgtagTCTGGGCCCCTGggatcccctctctcccctgtagTCTGGGCCCCTGGGatccccctgcacctcccccctaTAGTTCAGGCTCATGTGATTCCTCTCGTACCTCCTCTCTATTGTTTGGGCCCCTGTGATCACCTCCCCGTATAGTCTGGGCCCCTGGTATttccatacacccccccccataggagatgAGCGCTCACGGTGGGGCccttagagtgtcagctcttgaGCTCAGCTATGGATTCTCGTCCTCTCTCTAGCTCTCTGCGGTCTCTGCTGCGGTCTCAGCGCTCTCATCTCTCACAGAGGTATCAGGCTTCCCATCTGCATGGATGTGCAGTCCAGAGTGCAGCATGCAGCTTGTCCTCTAGGGGGCGTTGCTGGCAGGGGCTGTTCTGTGCTTGGTGTGTAGACCTTGTGAGTGCAGTGTGGGGGTGCTGGATGATAGTGGGCATGCTTCCTGCTTGGTGTCCTGCTCCTGATCCAGTAACTCCTCACAACTACTCGTCAGACTGCAGAGActagggggggggtacagtgatAGAGGGGGCAGGAAGCCTGGGGGGAGGGTACAGTGATAGAGGGGGCAGGAAGCCTGGCGGGAGGGTACAGTGATAGAGGGGGCAGGAAGCCTGGGGGGAGGGTACAGTGATAGAGGGGGCAGGAAGCCTGGGGGGAGGGTACAGTGATAGAGGGGGCAGGaagcctggggggggggtacagtgatAGAGGGGGCAGGAAGCCTGGGGGGAGGGTACAGTGATAGAGGGGGCAGGAAGCCTGGGGGGAGGGTACAGTGATAGAGGGGGCAGGAAGCCTGAGGGGGGGACAGGAAGAGGGGGCAGGAAGCCTGGGGGGAGGGTACAGTGATAGAGGGGGCAGGAAGCCTGGGGGGAGGGTACAGTGATAGAGGGGGCAGGAAGCCTGGGGGGAGGGTACAGTGATAGAGGGGGCAGGAAGCCTGAGGGGGGGACAGGAATAGAGGGGGCAGGAAGCCTGAGGGGGGACAGGGATAGAGGGGGCAGGAAGCCTAGGGGGTACAGTGATAGAGGGGGCAGGAAGCCTGGGGGGAGGGTACAGTGATAGATGGGGCAGGAAGCCTGGGGGGGGAAAGGGATAGAGGGGGCAGGAAGCCTGAGGGGGGGACAGGGATAGAGGGGGCAggaagcctgggggggggggggggacagggatagagggggcaggaagcctggggggggggaagggatagagggggcaggaagcctggggggggggggggggggggagacagggataGAGGGGTCCGGTCTCCTTCCTGCCCTACCTGTGAGTTTCTAACTCTGTGTGACCTCTAGGTGGCGCCTTTCCTGAGGTGAGGGGGTTACACCTGACCCCTCTGTGGTTGGTGCAGTGGCCCCTAACACCTGACCTTGTGACATCATTACAATGGGGGCGGGGTTATGAGGGTATAATACTGTCatctcattattgtgtatatcATAAATGAGCGGATCCTGACTGTCTCTTCTGTCTGCAGGACCGCCCACCATGAAGaggagcaaccaatcagaggccAGCATGGGGGTGAGTACCAGGAGTGTGCAGCACAGgatcacagtgaccccaccagcagaatagtgagtgcagctctggaggataatacaggatagaactcaggatcagtaataaatgtacacagtgacctcaccagcagaatagtgagtgcagctctggaggataatacaggatagaactcaggatcagtaatgtatgtacacagtgaccccaccagcagaatagtgagtgcagctctggggtataatacaggatagaactcaggatcagtaataaatgtacacagtgacctcaccagcagaatagtgagtgcagctctggaggataatacaggatagaactcaggatcagtaataaatgtacacagtgacctcaccagcagaatagtgagtgcagctctggagtataatacaggatggaactcaggatcagtaatgtatgtacacagtgaccccaccagcagaatagtgagtgcagctctggagtataatacaggatggaactcaggatcagtaatgtatgtacacagtgaccccaccagcagaatagtgagtgcagctctggagtataatacaggatggaactcaggatcagtaatgtatgtacacagtgaccccaccagcagaatagtgagtgcagctctggagggtgggAGTGGCACTGGTATTTGCCCCTATAGGTGCCCATTGATTCCTTAGGGTGACCCTGTCTGTGTCCCTCAGATGGCCGGTCCCTCGGCTCAGCCGGGAGTCCCCACCATGAAGAAGATTGGTCACAGAGGTGTGGACTCTACGGGGGAGACCACATATAAGAAGGTGGGtgcagaagatgatgggggtgatgggtcCCTGCCCTCTGTGGTGAGTAGTAACTGGAGCCTTCTCTTCCTTCACAGACCACATcgtctgctcttaaaggggccatcCAGCTGGGCATCACCCACACGGTGGGCAGCCTCAGCACCAAGCCCGAGAGGGATGTCCTCATGCAGGACTTCTATGTGGTGGAAAGCATTTTCTTCCCTGGGTGAGTGGTCAcagcgctcctcctcctcctcccttctgtagTGCCAGTGCGGCCCCCTGACCGGGGGGAGGCGGAGTCTGCTCACATGTCGTCTCACCTGCCTTGTTTACCTCTTACAGCGAGGGCAGTAACCTTACGCCCGCCCACCATTACAACGATTTCCGCTTTAAGACCTACGCCCCCGTAGCTTTCCGTTACTTCAGAGAGCTGTTCGGCATCCGGCCCGACGACTATCTGGTGAGTAGCGGCATAGAGAGCCAGGGCGGGTTAGTCTAGCACAGGAGCTTGCACTCCATTTGGGTTGTCTGGAAGGAGGAGCTTACACCCTAGTGGGTCAGCGGCTAGTAGGAGGAGCTTACACCCTAGTGGGTCAGCGGCTAGTAGGAGGAGCTTACACCCTAGTGGGTCAGCGGCTAGTAGGAGGAGCTTACACCCTAGTGGGTCGGCGGCTAGTAGGAGAAGCTTATTCTCTAGTCGGTTGGCAACCggtaggagcttacactctagtgGGTTAGCGGCTGGTaggaggagcttacactctagtgGGTTAGCGGCTGGTaggaggagcttacactctagtgGGTTGACGGCTGGTaggaggagcttacactctagtgGGTTGGCGGCTGGTaggaggagcttacactctagtgGGTTGGCGGCTGGAAGGAGGAGCTTACTCTCTAGTGGGTTGGCTGCTGGTAGGAGGAGCTTACAcccagtatatagtccccctgtgcgctctcccccagtatatagcccccctgtgtgctctcccccagtatatagcccccctgtgtgctctcccccagtatatagcccccctgtgtgctctcccccggtatatagcccccctgtgtgctctcccccggtatatagcccccctgtgtgctctcccccggtatatagcccccttgtgtgctctcccccagtatatagcccctctgtgtgctctcccccggtatatagcccccctgtgtgctctcccccggtatatagcccccctgtgtgctctcccccggtatatagcccccctgtgcgctctccacctgtagtatatagcccccctgtgcgctctccacctgtggtatatagccccctgtgcgctctcccccggtatatagcccccctgtgcgctctccacctgtggtatatagcccccctgtgtgctctcccccggtatatagccccctacaaacactttatactcacctgcgcGTCtcctgcgcgtcctcttctcttcctcctgtgccgcactgcagcggtcactagaggcccCACTCCCCGCCGGCGCAGGAACGTCACTCCAGCGCCGACACCagagggggagcgcggcctcttgtgaccgctgcggccagtgagaggtgactgacatggagggagccaatggcttctccTCTGCCAGTGCTGCCGCTGCCGctcggtatctatgagcgctcgttacgagcccTCATAGATACTTACTGTGCAGGGAACAGCGccgcagcaggggtccggacagctgcccccgtggtccgggttcggaccgcagTCCGCCATTTGAGGACCCCTGCCCTAGTGGGTCGGCGGCTGGTAGGAGGAGCTTACTCTAGTGGGTCAGCGGCCAGTAGGAGGAGCTTATTTTCTAGTGCGTCGGTGGCCAGCaggaggagcttacactctagtgGGTTGGCGGCTAGTACGAGATTACACCCTAGTGGGTCGTGGCTGGTAGGAGGAGCTTACTCTTCTGGGTCAGCGGCTAGTAGGAGGAGCTTACACGCTAGTGGGTCAGTGGCTAGTAGGTGGAGCTTACACGCTAGTGGGTCAGTGGCTAGTAGGTGGAGCTTACACGCTAGTGGGTCAGCAGCTGGTAagaggagcttacactctagtgGGTTGGCGGCTGGTAGGAGGAGCTTACATTCAAGTGAGTTGGCGACTGGTAGGAGGAGCTTTTTCTCCAGTGGGTCGGCGACCGGTAGGAGGAGCTTAATTTTTAGTTGGTCGGCGACCGGAAGGAAAAGCTTACTCCCTAGTGGGTCGGCGGCTAGTAAGAGGAGCTCACTCTCtagtgcagtgattttcaaccagtgtgccgcgacacatggtcgggtgtgccgcggggaaagttccccaaactatggtgcccctgcagattgccccgctgctgctgcccgcctcacctactggccgcctgtagcgcctgGACATGCGGATACCGGGTGCgtggagcacgtccgggccctacgggcggccagtaggtgaggcggacagcagcggcgaccatcccggaggaggtgaggaggaagggggggagagaaacctggggatgggggagagaaacaggagaaaacaatgggggagagaaacatggggatgggggagaaaagcatgggggatgggggagagaaacatggggatgggggagagaagcatgggagagaaacctggggatgggggagagaaacatggggatgggggagagaaacaggagaaaacaatgggggagagaaacaggagaaaacaatgggggagagaaacatggggatgggggagagaaacaggagaaaacaatgggggagagaaacatggggatgggggagaaaagcatgggggatgggggagagaaacatggggatgggggagagaagcatgggagagaaacatggggatgggggagagaaacatggggatgggggagagaaacaggagaaaacaatgggggagagaaacatggggatgggggagaaaagcatgggggatgggggagagacagggagagaaacctggggatgggggagagaaacatggggatgggggagagaaacataaggatgggggagagaaacataaggatgggggagaagcatgggagagagaagcgcaggggggagaagaaaacaggcccaggtcacactgagtataaatacatttagaatctatattattaactatatgtataatatgtcctgttttagtgtcattttctgccattttggttggtggtgtgccccgggatttttttaagtataaaaagtgtgccgcggctcaaaaaaggttgaaaatcactgctctagtggGTCGGCGGCTGGTAGGAGGAGCTTACACCCTATTGGGTCAGCGGGTGGTAGGAGGAGCTTACACTAGTGGGTCGGCGGCTGGTAGGAGGAGCTTACTCTCTAGTGGGTTAGCGGCTGGTAGGAGGAGCTTACTCTAGTGGGTCTGCGGCTGGTAGGAGGAGCTTACTCTAGTGGGTCGGTGACTGGTAGGAGGAGCTTACTCTAGTGGGTCGGCGACTGGTAGGAGGAGCTTACATCCTATTGGGTCGGCAGCTGGTaggaggagcttacactctagtgGGTCGGCAGCTGGTaggaggagcttacactctagtgGGTCGGCAGCTGGTAGGAGGACCTAGGGCTGGTGGAGAGAGGGTGTCTTACATGGTCCTGCCCCCATTAGTATCAGCCCTGAGTAATGTGACTGTCTCTATCTCCAGTACTCTCTCTGTAATGAGCCCCTCATTGAGCTGTCTAATTCCGGAGCGAGCGGCTCTCTCTTTTATGTGTCCGGAGACGACGAGTTCATCATCAAGACCGTTCAGCACAAGGAGGCAGAGTTCCTGCAGAAGCTGCTGCCTGGATAttacatggtgaggaggggccgGGGGAGGCGCCCCCATGGGGGGGGAGGTGCGGCCGGGAGGGGGGGAGGCGCccgtgggggggaggggagggggcggtgCGTTACGTCCTGCTGAGGTGGTCCCGGGATTGTAACGGTGTAGTCATTCTCTCCCGTTTCCCTCTGCAGAACCTGAATCAGAACCCCCGCACCCTGCTGCCTAAATTCTATGGCTTGTACTGTGTGCAGGCCGGGGGGAAGAACATCCGCATCGTGGTTATGAACAATCTGCTCCCCCGATCGGTCAAGATGCACCTCAAGTACGATCTTAAAGGGTCCACGTACAAGAGGCGAGCATCCCCCAAAGAGCGAGAGAAGAactttcccacctacaaagaccTGGACTTCATGCAAGACATGCACGATGGCCTCTTCCTGGACCCCGACATGCACAACGCCCTGTGCAAAACCATCCAGAGGGACTGTCTGGTGAGGAGAACTGCCATGATAGGGGGTGATGGGCCGGCTCTGGCAGAGGCATGCCCTGCTGATCACTATGTACATGGGGCGGATGTTGTGGGCCGGCTCTGGCAGAGGCATGCCCTCCTGATCACTATGTACATGGGGCGGATGTTGTGGGCCGGCTCTGGCAGAGGCATGCCCTCCTGATCACACTGTACATGGGGCGGATGTTGTGGGCCGGCTCTGGCAGAGGCATGCCCTCCTGATCACACTGTACATGGGGCGGATGTTGTGGGCCGGCTCTGGCAGAGGCATGCCCTCCTGATCACAGTGTACATGGGGCGGATGTTGTGGGCCGGCTCTGGCAGAGGCATGCCCTCCTGATCACTGTGTACATGGGGCGGATGTTGTGGGCCGGCTCTGGCAGAGGCATGCCCTCCTGATCACTGTGTACGTGGGGCGGATGTTGTGGGCCGGCTCTGGCAGAGGCATGCCCTCCTGATTACTATGTACATGGGGCGGATGTTGTGGGCCGGCTCTGGCAGAGGCATGCCCTCCTGATCACACTGTACATGGGGCGGATGTTGTGGGCCGGCTCTGGCAGAGGCATGCCCTCCTGATCACTGTGTACGTGGGGCGGATGTTGTGGGCCGGCTCTGGCAGAGGCATGCCCTCCTGATCACTGTGTACGTGGGGCGGATGTTGTGGGCCGGCTCTGGCAGAGGCATGCCCTCCTGATCACTGTGTACGTGGGGCGGATGTTGTGGGCCGGCTCTGGCAGAGGCATGCCCTCCTGATCACACTGTACGTGGGGCGGATGTTGTGGGCCGGCTCTGGCAGAGGCATGCCCTCCTGATCACACTGTACATGGGGTGGATGTTGTGGGCCGGCTCTGGCAGAGGCATGCTCTCCTGATCACACTGTACATGGGGCAGATGTTGTGGGCCGGCTCTGGCAGAGGCATGCCCTCCTGATCAGTGTACATGGGGCGGATGTTGTGGGCCGACTCTGGCAGAGGCATGCCCTCCTGATCACACTGTACATGGGGCGGATGTTGTGGGCCGGCTCTGGCAGAGGCATGCCCTCCTGATCAGTGTACATGGGGCGGATGTTGTGGGCCGACTCTGGCAGAGGCATGCCCTCCACAGTGTACATGGGGCGGATGTTGTGGGCCGGCTCTGGCAGAGGCATGCCCTCCTGATCACTATGTACATGGGGCGGATGTTGTGGGCCGGCTCTGGCAGAGGCATGCCCTCCTGATCACACTGTACATGGGGCGGATGTTGTGGGCCGGCTCTGGCAGAGGCATGCCCTCCTGATCACACTGTACATGGGGCGGATGTTGTGGGCCGGCTCTGGCAGAGGCATGCCCTCCTGATCACACTGTACATGGGGCGGATGTTGTGGGCCGGCTCTGGCAGAGGCATGCCCTCCTGATCACACTGTACATGGGGCGGATGTTGTGGGCCGGCTCTGGCTCTCATCTTTGTCTTCTTCCCTAGGTTCTGCAGAGCTTTAAGATCATGGACTACAGCTTACTAGTGGGCATCCACAACATGGACCACGCGCAGAAAGAGAGCACTGTGGTGGACGGTCACACGCACGCAGATACCCGCAAACCGATTGCACAGAAAGCGCTGTACTCCACCGCCATGGAGTCTATCCAGGGCGAGGCTCGCCGAGGGGGTCCCATAGAGACGGACGATCAGTAGGTCTCATGATATcattgccccctgctggctcctgGTTgtctgtcagtgtgtaatggtggGATCTTTGTCTCTAGGATGGGTGGGATCCCAGCTCGAAATGCACGAGGAGAGCGCCTGCTGCTGTACATCGGGGTCATCGACATCCTCCAGGCCTACAGGTTGGTCCCTCTGGTGCCGCATCTGCACCCCCTCCACCACACCCCCACCCCGGTCTCTCTACCTTTCACCTCCTCGGTCTCTCCCTGGTCACTCTCTCGCCTCCCCGGTCACTCTCTCGCCTCCCCGGTCACTCTCTCGCCTCCCCGGTCACTCTCTCGCCTCCCCGGTcactctccctgcctccccggtcactctccctgcctccccggtCACACTCTCTCGCCTCCCCGGTCACTCTCTCGCCTCCCCGGTCACTCTCGCCTCCCCGGTCACTCTCGCCTCCCCGGTCACTCTCTCGCCTCCCCGGTCACTCTCTCGCCTCCCCGGTCACTCTCTCGCCTCCCCGGTCACTCTCTCGCCTCCCCGGTCACTCTCTCGCCTCCCCGGTCACTCTCTCGCCTCCCCGGTCACTCTCTCGCCTCCCCGGTCACTCTCTCGCCTCCCCGGTCACTCTCTCGCCTCCCCGGTCACTCTCTCGCCTCCCACACCTGGGCTCAGTCTCTCCATCTTCATCTTCCCTCAGGTTCATGAAGAAGCTGGAGCACTCGTGGAAGGCGTTGGTGCATGACGGGGTGAGTAGTCCCTGGGGATGGAGTGCTCTCTTGTGGCGTGGCTTTCTTCTTGCCCCCGCTAACGTTCCGTTTCTGTTCAGGACACCGTTTCGGTTCACAGACCTGGCTTCTATGCAGAACGTTTCCAACGCTTCATGTGTAACACAGTGTTCAAGAAGATCCCATGTGAGTAATAAGGtgtcggcgggggggggggggggcgcacgtgACCCGCCTCTGTACTGACTATGTGACCTCTCCACAGTGAAAGCCTCACCCTCTAAGAAGAGCCGGATCATGCCAGGCCTCACCCGCAGGGCCACCCAGGCCACCGTGCCCACAGAGCTCCAGCTGACGGAGGGCAAGCA encodes:
- the PIP5K1A gene encoding phosphatidylinositol 4-phosphate 5-kinase type-1 alpha isoform X1 codes for the protein MEAAAAEHVGGTSPGPPTMKRSNQSEASMGMAGPSAQPGVPTMKKIGHRGVDSTGETTYKKTTSSALKGAIQLGITHTVGSLSTKPERDVLMQDFYVVESIFFPGEGSNLTPAHHYNDFRFKTYAPVAFRYFRELFGIRPDDYLYSLCNEPLIELSNSGASGSLFYVSGDDEFIIKTVQHKEAEFLQKLLPGYYMNLNQNPRTLLPKFYGLYCVQAGGKNIRIVVMNNLLPRSVKMHLKYDLKGSTYKRRASPKEREKNFPTYKDLDFMQDMHDGLFLDPDMHNALCKTIQRDCLVLQSFKIMDYSLLVGIHNMDHAQKESTVVDGHTHADTRKPIAQKALYSTAMESIQGEARRGGPIETDDQMGGIPARNARGERLLLYIGVIDILQAYRFMKKLEHSWKALVHDGDTVSVHRPGFYAERFQRFMCNTVFKKIPLKASPSKKSRIMPGLTRRATQATVPTELQLTEGKQYLSPEPDQGASYGRPDLLPRTPLVDEAASDSLATTLSTSSLGSGGLNSPAHRAVGVEVHKAETMENETNARERVDECLTQPEEEEEEEEAALDASQIETEICF
- the PIP5K1A gene encoding phosphatidylinositol 4-phosphate 5-kinase type-1 alpha isoform X2, which gives rise to MKRSNQSEASMGMAGPSAQPGVPTMKKIGHRGVDSTGETTYKKTTSSALKGAIQLGITHTVGSLSTKPERDVLMQDFYVVESIFFPGEGSNLTPAHHYNDFRFKTYAPVAFRYFRELFGIRPDDYLYSLCNEPLIELSNSGASGSLFYVSGDDEFIIKTVQHKEAEFLQKLLPGYYMNLNQNPRTLLPKFYGLYCVQAGGKNIRIVVMNNLLPRSVKMHLKYDLKGSTYKRRASPKEREKNFPTYKDLDFMQDMHDGLFLDPDMHNALCKTIQRDCLVLQSFKIMDYSLLVGIHNMDHAQKESTVVDGHTHADTRKPIAQKALYSTAMESIQGEARRGGPIETDDQMGGIPARNARGERLLLYIGVIDILQAYRFMKKLEHSWKALVHDGDTVSVHRPGFYAERFQRFMCNTVFKKIPLKASPSKKSRIMPGLTRRATQATVPTELQLTEGKQYLSPEPDQGASYGRPDLLPRTPLVDEAASDSLATTLSTSSLGSGGLNSPAHRAVGVEVHKAETMENETNARERVDECLTQPEEEEEEEEAALDASQIETEICF